A genome region from Ahaetulla prasina isolate Xishuangbanna chromosome 8, ASM2864084v1, whole genome shotgun sequence includes the following:
- the ELMOD2 gene encoding ELMO domain-containing protein 2, translating into MIIGFASKLQSSLLQISGYKKLCLAVEELKKQVYNSDNKEHEEQLMELWNLLMPHEKLKARITKQWCDIGFQGDDPKTDFRGMGMLGLTNLLYFSKHYPHEARRILIRSNHPKLGYSYAIVGINLTEMAYSLLVKGLLKSHFYNLVPGAPQLNDFHQFYCYLAYEFDNFWFEEKPESIMYFNQYRERFHDKIKRQLLDYDVVLALKTEN; encoded by the exons gatTTGCTTCAAAGCTACAATCATCGTTGCTCCAAATATCAGGCTACAAGAAACTCTGTTTGGCTGTGGAAGAGCTCAAAAAACAAGTATATAATTCAGACAATAAAGAACATGAAGAGCAATTAATGGAG CTCTGGAATTTGTTAATGCCCCATGAAAAACTGAAGGCCAGAATCACAAAGCAGTGGTGTGATATTGGTTTCCAAGGTGATGACCctaaaacagacttcagaggaatgGGAATGCTAGGATTAACTAATCTTCT ATATTTTAGTAAACATTATCCTCATGAAGCTCGTCGAATCCTTATTCGTTCAAATCATCCAAAACTTGG ATACTCTTATGCAATCGTTGGAATCAATTTGACAGAGATGGCTTACAGTTTGTTAGTAAAAGGACTTTTAAAAAGCCACTTTTACAACTTGGTTCCTGGTGCTCCTCAGCTGAACGATTTCCATCAATTTTACT GTTATTTGGCTTACGAATTTGACAACTTTTGGtttgaagagaaaccagagaGTATTATGTACTTCAACCAGTATAGAGAGAGGTTTCATGACAAAATCAAAAGACAACTCCTGGATTATGATGTGGTCCTTGCCTTAAAAACTGAAAACTAG